One genomic window of Niveibacterium sp. SC-1 includes the following:
- a CDS encoding GGDEF domain-containing protein, whose product MSTAAQTPYEIAREVFRRLATNRVPPTPENFQTLYHQIAGTTPGESFPERELRTFVAGLPRDTPEQQRIARRLEGAVAERNWEGFSGRLRQIFQDASEAQPPWAGLIRELLVQIERRHATVSRARKQEALDHVLQGGQADASQLFLRLQGLVKGWSHEALSESVIMVDAPSLEQALSNWESTSSVAVPLALEAGLGNVDQELRELLAQILEDAVGTLLSESPELHDSAQKLAVELRAPRERFEVGGFAERLRAFTYRIEWLSKDQAGVRQALVRLLQLVVENVNDLVVDDTWLQGQVGQVLELAGKPFNRDTIDELNRRLRDVIIKQGVLKKSLVDAQDRLKSMLAGFVDHLSDIYDTTGEYRDRMERCGEQVVRAGSLADLSSVIEEIVRETRNMQYRAASSRDELHGLRAKVVEANAEVERLQHELDAASNLVRHDPLTGALNRKGLDEALEREINRAQRNDRPLCLALIDVDNFKQLNDRLGHRAGDDALVHLAHVISDAIRPQDSMARYGGEEFVVLLPDTARDAGVAVVQRLQRELTKRFFLHDQRKLLITFSAGVAELVSGEPVQRALDRADEAMYRAKRAGKNRVFEG is encoded by the coding sequence ATGAGCACAGCCGCGCAAACCCCTTACGAAATCGCTCGCGAAGTTTTCCGCCGCCTGGCGACAAACCGCGTACCGCCGACGCCCGAGAACTTTCAGACCCTCTATCACCAGATCGCGGGTACTACGCCCGGGGAGAGTTTCCCCGAGCGCGAATTGCGAACCTTCGTTGCCGGCCTGCCGCGCGACACCCCGGAGCAGCAACGCATCGCGCGCCGGCTGGAGGGCGCGGTCGCTGAGCGCAACTGGGAGGGTTTTTCCGGCCGCCTGCGGCAGATCTTCCAGGACGCTTCCGAAGCGCAGCCGCCGTGGGCAGGCCTGATACGCGAGCTGCTCGTGCAGATCGAACGTCGCCACGCCACGGTTTCCCGTGCGCGCAAGCAAGAGGCACTCGACCATGTTCTGCAAGGCGGCCAGGCCGACGCTTCGCAGCTCTTCCTGCGCCTACAGGGCCTGGTCAAGGGCTGGAGCCATGAAGCGCTGTCCGAATCGGTGATCATGGTGGACGCGCCTTCGCTGGAACAGGCGCTCAGCAACTGGGAGTCAACGTCATCGGTCGCCGTGCCACTGGCGCTGGAGGCCGGCCTGGGCAACGTCGATCAGGAACTGCGCGAGCTCCTCGCGCAGATTCTCGAGGACGCCGTCGGCACACTCCTTTCCGAATCCCCTGAGCTGCATGACTCCGCCCAGAAGCTTGCGGTCGAGTTGCGGGCGCCGCGCGAGCGTTTCGAGGTCGGAGGCTTCGCCGAGCGCCTGCGCGCCTTCACGTACCGGATCGAATGGCTCTCAAAGGACCAGGCCGGCGTCCGGCAGGCGCTGGTGCGCCTGCTCCAGCTCGTCGTCGAGAACGTCAACGATCTGGTCGTGGACGACACCTGGTTGCAGGGACAGGTCGGTCAGGTTCTGGAGCTGGCGGGCAAACCCTTTAACCGCGACACGATCGATGAACTCAATCGCCGCCTGCGCGACGTCATCATCAAGCAGGGCGTCCTCAAGAAAAGCCTGGTCGACGCGCAGGATCGCCTCAAATCGATGCTCGCCGGCTTCGTCGACCATCTTTCGGACATCTACGACACCACGGGCGAATACCGCGACCGGATGGAACGCTGCGGCGAACAGGTGGTGCGTGCGGGCTCGCTGGCCGATCTCTCGAGCGTGATCGAGGAGATCGTCCGGGAGACTCGTAACATGCAATACCGCGCCGCCAGCTCGCGCGACGAGCTCCATGGACTGCGCGCCAAGGTCGTGGAGGCCAACGCCGAGGTCGAACGCCTGCAGCACGAACTAGACGCCGCCAGCAACCTCGTCCGGCACGACCCTCTCACCGGTGCCCTCAACCGCAAAGGGCTGGACGAGGCCCTGGAACGGGAAATCAACCGCGCCCAGCGCAACGACCGGCCCCTGTGCCTTGCGCTGATCGATGTCGACAACTTCAAGCAGCTCAACGACCGTTTGGGACACCGCGCCGGCGACGACGCCCTGGTGCATCTGGCGCACGTCATCAGCGACGCCATCCGGCCCCAGGACTCTATGGCGCGCTATGGCGGCGAGGAATTTGTCGTGCTGCTGCCCGACACCGCGCGCGATGCGGGCGTAGCCGTCGTCCAACGGCTGCAGCGCGAACTCACCAAGCGCTTCTTCCTGCACGACCAGCGCAAGCTGCTGATCACATTCAGCGCCGGCGTAGCCGAATTGGTCTCGGGCGAGCCCGTCCAGCGCGCGCTGGATCGGGCCGACGAGGCGATGTATCGCGCCAAGCGAGCCGGGAAGAACCGGGTCTTCGAAGGCTGA
- a CDS encoding OmpA family protein, protein MIRAHYRRLFLATCLLASPAFAATDTAPTVSPLPARKPVVVSGTVPDEATRQAILDRTRELYGRDNVVDQLGVGQVSTPVNWSDYVQKLLSADLKQISGGQFAVDGNNVSLRGNVGSEATRQQLVSDMATRLNPSWQVKNGLRVAAGDQQLLDQALANRIIEFDTGSTRIAPAGTAILDEMASALLKMGGRNIDIIGHTDNQGSATSNQALSEGRAAAVRQYLIQKGIEANSMRATGVGAQSPVALNTTAEGRARNRRIEFRAR, encoded by the coding sequence ATGATCCGCGCCCACTATCGACGCCTGTTCCTCGCCACCTGTCTGCTCGCCTCGCCGGCGTTTGCCGCCACCGACACGGCCCCCACGGTCAGCCCCTTGCCTGCGCGCAAGCCTGTCGTGGTAAGTGGGACGGTGCCGGACGAAGCAACGCGCCAGGCAATCCTCGACCGTACCCGCGAGCTCTACGGTCGCGACAACGTCGTCGACCAATTGGGCGTCGGGCAGGTCAGCACCCCGGTCAACTGGTCCGACTACGTCCAAAAACTGCTTTCGGCCGATCTCAAGCAAATCAGCGGTGGCCAGTTCGCCGTGGACGGTAACAACGTCAGCCTCCGAGGCAACGTCGGCAGCGAAGCCACCCGGCAACAGTTGGTAAGCGACATGGCCACTCGTCTCAATCCGTCCTGGCAGGTCAAGAACGGATTGCGCGTCGCCGCCGGCGATCAGCAGCTGCTCGACCAGGCGCTCGCCAACCGGATCATCGAGTTCGATACTGGCTCCACCCGGATCGCGCCGGCCGGCACCGCCATCCTGGACGAAATGGCGTCTGCCCTGCTCAAAATGGGAGGACGCAACATCGACATCATCGGACACACCGACAACCAGGGTAGCGCCACCTCCAACCAGGCGCTCTCCGAAGGCCGCGCCGCGGCTGTCCGCCAGTACCTGATCCAGAAGGGCATCGAGGCCAACTCGATGCGTGCGACCGGCGTCGGCGCGCAAAGCCCCGTCGCGCTGAATACGACCGCCGAAGGACGAGCGCGCAACCGACGGATCGAGTTCCGCGCGCGCTAA
- the tssM gene encoding type VI secretion system membrane subunit TssM: MNTLLNFLSDRRTLAWIGFFALAALLTLSVQALRVGFAWAIGIALGITAVALALWLWRKRRARRASDAISGMLEEDAQRAVQNAPPAKRAEVEALRKRMLDAVRTIKTSRLGETTGHEALYELPWYLVIGNPAAGKSSAIVNSGLKFPFSDGAGSVIHGIGGTRSCDWFFTSEGILLDTAGRYSIYEEDRSEWLSFLRLLKRHRPKAPVNGIVIAASVAELTQNRPEYAINLARQLRMRIQELSSELGVFAPVYVVFTKTDLVAGFAEFFEDADAAERQRVWGASLPYDGENKHDAVEGFDREFDLLSEGLRELYTSRLALARNGSLGAGVLTFPLEFAAIRQPLRTFIATLFEENPFQFKPIFRGFYFTSALREGTPVSISDRKLASQFSLRINDLPAGSTANFQGSGYFLADLFSKVVFADRNLVKQFTSRARVRLRTGVFVGAVGVMSVALGAWVWAFVANQKLVANVHADLDRVVQMQKQRPDLAARLESLEILQDRLQQLQVYQTSKPLSLGFGLYQGDKLEAQLREEYFKGMRTLLLKPTTDAIEAYLLEVNANGNALSPAAATAESANAASKGTAQQTSFLYYKDLSPTNVEDAYNSLKTYLMLGDRNHLESAHLNDQLTRFWRVWLDSNRGNMPRETMVRSAEHLLNFFLTQINQPDFPTIENRLALVDQVREQLARVVRGMPARERVYAEIKARAATRFPPVSVASIVGEDDAKLISGSAAISGAFTRDAWEKFVQPAIRDAANKDLQSTDWVLKTSTREDLTLQGSPEEIEKALVAMYKRDYGAEWKKLVQGVGVAGFGDFEAAVRGLNRLGDPSTSPLKTLMAAVYRETSWDTPSAMSSVLDQAQNGFVRWFKEMILRQSPAPVAINVATSGSSATGVVGREFSAISALMMPRGEDKSVLMDGYLARLSAVRSRFNQMKTAGDPGPSSRALMQQTFDGNGELAEALRFVDESMLVGIEDARRATIRPLLVRPLMESFAVIVKPVEGEVNKVWQAQVLDPFNQALATKYPFQADSRVEATPTEIAQYFGPDGQIGKFVNSTLGNLVVRRGETFAPRTWAAMGVTLNPEFASSFPRYIAAAGASSTSGAAAEEPQTLFQILPAPAPGVSEYTIDIDGQQLRYRNAMAEWSRFRWPGTGTPGARITAITNDGRSIEVVNFPGRFGLEKLIGSATRERKPNGDFDLSWSAGQASVNVTLRIISNRQAAPAAQASDNAAPQTLRGLKLPNYVLGPAAVTAQEGQGK; the protein is encoded by the coding sequence ATGAACACACTGCTCAACTTCCTGTCCGATCGCCGCACGCTGGCCTGGATCGGATTCTTCGCGCTGGCAGCCCTGCTGACGCTTTCGGTGCAGGCGCTGCGCGTCGGCTTCGCCTGGGCCATCGGGATCGCGCTGGGCATCACGGCCGTCGCACTGGCGCTATGGTTGTGGCGCAAGCGCCGCGCGCGCCGCGCCAGTGACGCCATCTCCGGCATGCTGGAGGAAGACGCGCAGCGTGCCGTCCAGAACGCTCCGCCGGCCAAACGTGCCGAGGTCGAAGCCCTGCGCAAGCGAATGCTCGACGCGGTGCGCACCATCAAGACGTCGCGCCTGGGCGAGACGACCGGACACGAAGCGCTGTACGAGCTGCCCTGGTACCTCGTGATTGGCAATCCGGCCGCGGGGAAGAGTTCCGCCATCGTGAATTCCGGACTCAAGTTTCCCTTCTCCGACGGTGCGGGCAGCGTCATCCATGGCATCGGTGGCACCCGTAGCTGCGACTGGTTCTTCACGTCGGAAGGCATCCTGCTCGACACGGCAGGCCGCTATTCGATCTACGAGGAGGATCGCAGCGAATGGCTGTCCTTCCTGCGACTCCTGAAACGCCATCGCCCCAAGGCACCGGTCAATGGCATCGTCATCGCCGCCAGCGTCGCGGAACTGACCCAGAACCGCCCCGAGTACGCCATCAACCTCGCGCGCCAGCTGCGCATGCGCATTCAGGAACTCTCGTCCGAGCTCGGGGTGTTCGCGCCGGTCTACGTGGTGTTCACCAAGACTGACCTCGTCGCCGGGTTCGCCGAGTTCTTCGAGGATGCGGACGCTGCCGAGCGCCAGCGCGTCTGGGGTGCATCGCTCCCCTACGACGGAGAGAACAAGCACGATGCCGTGGAGGGCTTCGATCGCGAGTTCGATCTCCTGAGCGAAGGTCTTCGCGAGCTCTATACGAGCAGGCTCGCGCTCGCCCGCAATGGCAGCCTCGGCGCAGGGGTGCTGACCTTCCCGCTCGAATTCGCGGCGATCCGCCAACCCTTGCGCACCTTCATCGCCACGCTGTTCGAGGAAAACCCGTTCCAGTTCAAGCCGATCTTCCGCGGCTTTTACTTCACGAGTGCCTTGCGCGAGGGCACGCCGGTTTCCATCTCGGATCGCAAGCTCGCATCGCAGTTCTCCCTGCGCATCAACGACCTTCCTGCGGGCAGCACGGCCAATTTCCAGGGCAGCGGCTACTTCCTCGCCGATCTCTTCTCGAAGGTCGTTTTCGCCGACCGCAATCTGGTCAAGCAATTCACCTCGCGTGCCCGGGTTCGCCTGCGTACCGGGGTATTCGTCGGCGCGGTCGGCGTCATGTCAGTGGCACTCGGGGCGTGGGTCTGGGCCTTTGTCGCGAACCAGAAGCTCGTCGCCAACGTGCACGCAGACCTTGATCGCGTGGTCCAGATGCAGAAGCAGCGGCCCGATCTCGCGGCACGCCTGGAATCCCTGGAAATCCTACAGGACCGTCTGCAGCAGCTACAGGTCTACCAGACCTCGAAGCCCCTTTCACTCGGCTTCGGGCTCTACCAGGGTGACAAGCTCGAAGCCCAGTTACGCGAGGAGTACTTCAAGGGCATGCGCACGCTTCTGCTCAAGCCGACGACCGACGCCATCGAAGCCTATCTGCTGGAAGTTAACGCAAACGGCAATGCGCTGTCTCCCGCCGCAGCCACCGCTGAATCAGCGAACGCCGCCAGCAAGGGAACCGCGCAACAGACGAGTTTCCTGTACTACAAGGATCTCTCGCCCACCAACGTCGAGGACGCCTACAACTCGCTCAAGACCTACCTGATGCTGGGCGACCGAAACCACCTGGAATCCGCGCATCTGAATGACCAGCTGACGCGCTTCTGGCGGGTCTGGCTCGACAGCAACCGAGGCAACATGCCGCGCGAGACGATGGTGCGCAGCGCGGAGCACCTGCTCAACTTCTTCCTCACTCAGATCAACCAGCCCGATTTCCCCACGATCGAGAACCGCCTGGCCCTGGTCGATCAGGTCCGGGAGCAACTGGCCCGTGTGGTACGGGGCATGCCGGCCCGCGAACGCGTCTATGCCGAGATCAAGGCCCGCGCGGCAACGCGCTTTCCGCCGGTCTCCGTCGCCAGCATCGTCGGCGAGGACGACGCGAAGCTCATCTCGGGCAGCGCCGCGATCTCGGGCGCCTTTACGCGTGACGCCTGGGAGAAGTTCGTCCAGCCCGCGATCCGGGATGCCGCCAACAAAGATCTGCAGTCCACCGACTGGGTTTTGAAGACATCCACGCGAGAAGACCTCACCCTGCAAGGCAGTCCGGAGGAAATCGAGAAGGCACTGGTCGCGATGTACAAGCGCGACTATGGCGCCGAGTGGAAGAAGCTCGTGCAGGGTGTCGGCGTGGCCGGCTTTGGCGACTTCGAGGCGGCGGTGCGCGGACTCAATCGTCTTGGCGATCCGAGCACTTCACCGCTCAAGACGCTGATGGCAGCCGTCTATCGCGAAACCTCCTGGGATACGCCGTCGGCAATGAGTTCCGTGCTGGATCAGGCGCAGAACGGCTTTGTTCGATGGTTCAAGGAGATGATCCTGCGCCAGTCACCGGCGCCGGTAGCCATCAATGTCGCGACGTCGGGTAGCTCGGCAACAGGCGTCGTCGGCCGCGAGTTTTCTGCCATCAGCGCCTTGATGATGCCGCGCGGCGAGGACAAGAGCGTGCTGATGGATGGCTACCTCGCGCGCCTTTCCGCGGTGCGCAGCCGCTTCAACCAGATGAAGACGGCCGGCGATCCCGGGCCTTCCTCCCGTGCGCTGATGCAGCAAACCTTCGACGGCAATGGCGAGCTCGCCGAAGCCTTGCGCTTCGTCGACGAAAGCATGCTGGTCGGAATCGAGGACGCGCGACGCGCGACGATCCGCCCGCTGCTGGTCCGGCCCCTGATGGAATCCTTCGCCGTCATCGTCAAGCCGGTTGAAGGTGAGGTGAACAAAGTCTGGCAGGCCCAGGTGCTCGATCCTTTCAACCAGGCGCTCGCCACCAAGTATCCCTTCCAGGCTGATTCACGCGTGGAGGCGACGCCGACCGAGATCGCCCAGTACTTCGGGCCGGACGGACAGATCGGCAAGTTCGTAAACAGCACGCTGGGCAACCTCGTCGTACGTCGCGGAGAGACCTTCGCACCGCGCACCTGGGCGGCGATGGGGGTCACGTTGAACCCGGAGTTCGCCTCGTCCTTCCCGCGCTACATCGCCGCGGCCGGTGCCAGCTCCACTTCCGGCGCTGCCGCGGAAGAGCCGCAGACGCTCTTCCAGATCCTGCCCGCACCGGCCCCCGGGGTGAGTGAATACACCATCGACATCGACGGCCAGCAGTTGCGCTACCGCAACGCGATGGCCGAATGGAGCCGCTTCCGCTGGCCAGGCACAGGCACCCCCGGTGCGCGCATCACGGCGATCACCAACGATGGGCGCAGCATCGAGGTGGTCAATTTCCCCGGGCGATTCGGACTCGAGAAGCTGATCGGCTCCGCCACCCGCGAGCGCAAGCCGAACGGCGATTTCGATCTGTCCTGGAGCGCCGGACAAGCGAGCGTGAATGTCACGCTGCGCATCATTAGCAACCGCCAGGCCGCTCCGGCCGCGCAAGCCTCTGACAACGCGGCACCGCAAACCCTGCGCGGTCTCAAACTGCCCAACTACGTTCTCGGCCCTGCCGCCGTCACCGCGCAAGAAGGTCAAGGCAAATGA
- the tssA gene encoding type VI secretion system protein TssA — translation MEAEALLQPISPDQPAGEDLSFSVEFDTIREARREDDPSLDQGEWVTAIKEAQWGDVVSVSSRLLETRSKDLRLAGWLAEGLAKTEGIAGLAKGLTVLAGLVEGFWDHVHPETDGEDLEERVGALAWFLTRGRQLLVEFPLSDHKGRRYGLAVLRAAQDWQKQGPEGASDESRVSIQQFREAQRATSKVFLDEQRQQGRAALAQFDRLSTATDARLGLEGPSFSAMREVFEEYLAELDQAAPAQGGAGKLAAQTPAAPPGGDDAPSEVAMPVDGTIRSRAQALEQLRTVARFFRETEPHSPVAYLADKAARWGEMPLHVWLKAVLRENDAMGRFEDLLGIEGESGLVPEE, via the coding sequence GTGGAAGCAGAAGCGCTCTTGCAGCCGATCAGTCCGGACCAGCCCGCCGGGGAGGATCTTTCGTTTTCGGTCGAGTTCGACACCATCCGGGAGGCCAGGCGCGAAGACGACCCCTCTCTAGACCAGGGCGAATGGGTGACGGCGATCAAGGAAGCGCAGTGGGGAGACGTCGTTTCTGTCAGCAGCCGGCTTCTTGAGACGCGCTCCAAGGACCTGCGCCTGGCGGGTTGGCTGGCCGAAGGTCTGGCGAAGACGGAAGGGATCGCGGGTCTCGCCAAGGGGCTGACGGTCCTAGCGGGGTTGGTCGAGGGCTTCTGGGATCACGTACATCCCGAGACGGACGGGGAAGACCTCGAAGAGCGGGTTGGTGCGCTGGCCTGGTTTCTCACTCGCGGGCGGCAACTGCTGGTCGAATTCCCTTTGTCGGATCACAAGGGGCGCCGCTACGGTCTGGCCGTCTTGCGCGCCGCGCAAGACTGGCAGAAGCAAGGGCCGGAAGGCGCTTCCGACGAATCCCGGGTCAGCATCCAGCAATTCCGGGAAGCGCAGCGCGCGACATCGAAGGTGTTTCTGGATGAGCAACGGCAACAGGGGCGCGCGGCCCTGGCCCAGTTCGACCGCCTGAGCACCGCGACGGACGCCCGACTCGGGCTGGAGGGACCGTCGTTCTCGGCGATGCGCGAGGTTTTCGAAGAATATCTGGCGGAGCTGGATCAAGCGGCTCCTGCGCAAGGCGGGGCGGGTAAGCTTGCCGCCCAGACGCCGGCGGCACCGCCCGGGGGCGACGACGCTCCATCGGAAGTCGCCATGCCGGTGGATGGAACGATCCGCTCACGGGCTCAGGCACTCGAACAATTGCGGACCGTTGCGCGGTTTTTCCGTGAGACCGAGCCGCATAGCCCCGTGGCCTACCTGGCAGACAAGGCGGCTCGTTGGGGCGAAATGCCGCTGCATGTGTGGCTCAAGGCCGTGTTGCGCGAGAACGATGCGATGGGCCGATTTGAAGATCTGCTTGGAATCGAAGGCGAGTCGGGCCTCGTGCCCGAGGAGTGA
- the tagF gene encoding type VI secretion system-associated protein TagF has translation MSLLNSPLNGLMYFGKLPLRADFVRSSAGAAVTQSLDRWISAAMERLSAHPDWKTHFDCAAPIDFAFCSPRSGNLLVGHMLSSRDSSGRRYPFLLATALKAEEPQASIAHLPLIAAPVWTRMQALARELGEATDLIAALERLEQTPVADEALTLDRARAAFADLLAKTNLGELERGMSQAGNRLALRSTVLASGLLLMPLLSATPPSGGASQGLALPIPANPPACIHAAALWMQLVAPFFARSDIELGLFITRLNDRPQLVLSLQGASPRLLEAIYNPAEAFNANIDMCEADWVEDHVDGDYALRKLSDYLAHPNLSLRQAFTTYAEVFLGA, from the coding sequence ATGAGCCTGCTCAATTCCCCCCTCAACGGTCTCATGTACTTCGGCAAGCTTCCCCTGCGCGCCGACTTCGTCCGCAGCAGCGCTGGCGCCGCGGTCACCCAGAGCCTCGATCGCTGGATCAGCGCCGCCATGGAGCGCCTGAGCGCGCACCCAGACTGGAAGACGCATTTCGACTGCGCCGCGCCGATCGACTTCGCGTTCTGCAGCCCGCGCTCGGGAAACCTGCTAGTTGGGCACATGCTGAGCAGCCGCGACAGCTCGGGCCGCCGCTATCCCTTCCTGCTGGCGACCGCGCTGAAGGCGGAAGAACCTCAGGCAAGCATCGCCCACCTGCCCCTGATCGCGGCCCCCGTGTGGACTCGCATGCAGGCCCTCGCACGTGAGCTCGGCGAGGCCACCGACCTCATCGCGGCGCTGGAGCGGCTCGAACAGACGCCCGTGGCCGACGAAGCGCTGACACTCGATCGCGCACGCGCGGCCTTCGCAGATCTGCTGGCCAAGACCAATCTCGGCGAGCTCGAACGCGGCATGTCCCAGGCAGGCAACCGCCTCGCGTTACGCAGCACGGTCCTGGCCTCCGGGTTGCTACTGATGCCCCTGCTCAGCGCGACACCGCCCAGCGGCGGAGCAAGCCAGGGGCTCGCCCTGCCTATACCGGCCAACCCGCCCGCCTGTATCCACGCAGCCGCGCTCTGGATGCAGCTGGTCGCTCCCTTCTTTGCGCGCAGCGATATCGAGCTGGGGCTCTTCATCACCCGCCTGAACGACCGGCCGCAACTCGTCCTGAGCCTGCAGGGTGCCAGTCCGCGCCTGCTCGAAGCCATCTACAACCCGGCCGAGGCTTTCAACGCGAACATCGACATGTGCGAGGCCGATTGGGTCGAGGACCACGTCGACGGCGACTATGCCTTGCGCAAGCTGTCGGATTACCTCGCGCATCCGAATCTCTCACTCCGACAAGCCTTCACGACCTATGCCGAAGTCTTCCTGGGAGCCTGA